One segment of Fibrobacter sp. UWB10 DNA contains the following:
- a CDS encoding sensor histidine kinase — protein MTTKYAKSALRAFLRRNYERFAELQEAQFEKSERELIEIMGDETDAQYPIPMFALIILIWMFILLFPLILLLDPTYPLTPVSFINLATYYLPLLATFLTFLVNQRYLVPKCFFRKRYALFFAGNALLLFISLIGREVFYFLIQRKADEGVVEFFSNYCFGAGAGRGHFSVWTVFVFMIALVLICFVCILISMFSRLIIRAFVLREKKRSTLEYELKFLKNQLSPHFLFNTLNNITSLIRIDPDLAETSMTKLSQLIRVMLYQTGDKYISLKEDVGILEKYAELEKLRHDDSFDFKFEYELENPDCQVEPLLMMPLMENAMKHCVNPDGKSFAHIKIVQKGDELSFVSENSNFPRKAKPNASGLGLTTFKKRLELMYSGHYQYKAGVEGDIYRTELKVELKRDSV, from the coding sequence ATGACGACAAAATACGCAAAATCCGCCTTAAGGGCTTTTTTACGCCGCAATTATGAACGTTTTGCGGAGCTTCAAGAGGCTCAATTCGAAAAAAGCGAGCGAGAATTGATCGAAATTATGGGCGATGAGACCGATGCCCAGTATCCGATTCCGATGTTTGCGCTGATTATCCTGATTTGGATGTTCATTTTGCTGTTCCCGCTGATTTTGTTGCTAGATCCGACTTATCCGTTGACGCCGGTGTCGTTTATCAATCTTGCAACCTACTATTTGCCGCTCTTGGCAACTTTCTTGACCTTTTTGGTGAATCAGCGTTACCTTGTTCCAAAGTGTTTCTTTAGAAAACGCTATGCCTTGTTCTTTGCCGGCAATGCCTTGTTGCTTTTTATCTCGTTGATAGGTCGTGAAGTGTTCTATTTCTTGATCCAGCGTAAGGCGGATGAAGGTGTCGTTGAATTCTTTAGCAACTATTGTTTTGGTGCGGGTGCCGGGCGCGGGCATTTTTCTGTCTGGACAGTCTTTGTGTTCATGATTGCGCTTGTGCTCATTTGCTTTGTGTGTATTTTGATTTCGATGTTTTCGAGATTGATTATCAGGGCGTTTGTCTTGCGCGAAAAGAAACGTTCGACTTTGGAATACGAACTCAAGTTCTTGAAAAACCAGCTTTCGCCGCATTTTTTGTTTAACACTTTGAACAACATTACAAGCTTGATTCGCATAGACCCGGATCTTGCGGAAACAAGTATGACGAAACTTTCACAGCTGATTCGCGTAATGCTTTATCAGACTGGCGACAAGTATATTTCGCTTAAAGAAGACGTTGGTATACTGGAAAAGTATGCGGAACTTGAAAAGTTGAGACATGACGATTCCTTTGATTTCAAGTTTGAATATGAACTGGAAAATCCGGATTGCCAAGTGGAACCCTTGTTGATGATGCCCTTGATGGAAAACGCGATGAAACATTGCGTGAATCCGGACGGGAAAAGTTTTGCCCATATTAAGATTGTGCAGAAGGGAGATGAACTTAGCTTTGTCAGCGAGAACAGCAACTTCCCGCGCAAGGCAAAACCGAATGCGAGCGGCCTTGGGCTTACGACATTCAAGAAACGCTTGGAACTCATGTATAGCGGACACTATCAATATAAGGCAGGCGTAGAGGGCGATATATATAGAACAGAATTGAAAGTGGAATTGAAAAGAGATTCTGTGTAA
- a CDS encoding sigma-70 family RNA polymerase sigma factor, protein MTKNTHVRDDRDVYFQYLNDISKYPLLTKEQEKVVLAKVREGSREAMDLLVKSNLRFVVNIANLYKGQGIDVNELINEGNMGLIEAARRFDHSQKIKFISYAVWWVRQNITRAIAERGRLVRISAEKELVLRRFAKKGGQMHQVVGGGLMLDPKSLEGVSKYKADDIEKILMMGNKSTSLDTPVGEDGDMTLGDTIAAQEFRTDELAEKNNRSKLFNKAMNNSLSAQEKEIIKLYFGFKMDSDLNLKEIAPMVGLSKERTRQLKDSALEKLRNEQLARVLNDAA, encoded by the coding sequence ATGACAAAGAATACACACGTTCGTGACGACAGGGATGTTTATTTCCAGTATCTGAACGATATTTCTAAATATCCTCTGCTTACTAAGGAACAAGAAAAGGTTGTTCTCGCAAAAGTCCGCGAAGGCAGCCGCGAAGCCATGGACCTGCTCGTCAAAAGCAACCTCCGCTTCGTCGTAAACATCGCAAACCTTTACAAAGGTCAGGGCATCGATGTGAACGAGCTCATTAATGAAGGCAACATGGGCCTCATTGAAGCCGCTCGCCGCTTTGACCACTCCCAGAAAATCAAGTTCATCAGCTATGCCGTTTGGTGGGTTCGCCAGAACATCACTCGCGCCATCGCAGAACGCGGCCGTTTGGTCCGCATCAGCGCCGAAAAGGAACTCGTGCTCCGTCGCTTCGCCAAGAAGGGCGGCCAGATGCACCAGGTCGTTGGCGGCGGTCTCATGCTTGACCCGAAGAGCCTCGAAGGCGTTAGCAAGTACAAAGCCGACGACATCGAAAAGATCTTGATGATGGGTAACAAGTCTACGTCTCTCGACACCCCCGTTGGCGAAGACGGCGATATGACTCTCGGCGACACCATTGCGGCTCAAGAATTCCGCACCGATGAACTCGCTGAAAAGAACAACCGTTCCAAGCTCTTTAACAAGGCGATGAACAACAGCCTTTCCGCCCAGGAAAAGGAAATCATCAAGCTCTATTTCGGTTTCAAGATGGATTCCGACCTGAACTTGAAGGAAATCGCCCCGATGGTCGGCCTTTCCAAGGAACGCACCCGCCAGCTCAAGGATTCCGCACTCGAAAAGCTCCGGAATGAACAGCTTGCCCGCGTTTTGAACGACGCCGCCTAA
- a CDS encoding S41 family peptidase has translation MNFNMLNFRTLFVAGLSALCLTTSPLAASDKKDPPGDFYNEVSRLNKVLSEVNRKYVEDVNPTELTDAALNGIRNILDPHTTVFSPKDYESLKVSMEGKFGGVGITISLRDNILTVISPLSGTPAFRLGIRAGDRIRKIDGKDTKGLSLDEAVNKLRGKIGTDVTVSIEREGVPDLMDFTITRAEIIVHAVPYYGMVTKDIGYIKLATFSDKTTSDVENALKVLQKRGMKKIILDMRYNPGGLLNQAIEISELFLKQGNLIVSTRGRTQKTESHARKNGIVKPEVPMVVLLNQGSASAAEIVSGALQDWDRALIIGKTSFGKGSVQTIFPLDNQGNALKLTTAFYYLPFGRCINKPENGIKGLKLLEEEYAEESEGKADSTKKDTAKVDTFYTHNGRMMFGSGGISPDVEVELSPMPWVVQVQERMAMYFKFAVKIRPDLEKNNVKIDPNWEVPDSLFTQFRDFCMKDTNFTKIKSNALVGVDQLEKSIIREQNYMGDSAKVVSDTALAKRIADMRKALENNRNAQFDENKQYIKDGIKRELLTAFINDSVSTAFSLKQDKQLNEAIKYLSDMNLYKKAISAPAKKGSKKK, from the coding sequence ATGAATTTCAATATGCTGAACTTTCGAACCCTTTTTGTAGCCGGTCTTTCGGCTCTGTGCCTCACCACAAGCCCGCTTGCAGCAAGCGACAAAAAAGATCCTCCTGGAGATTTCTATAACGAAGTTTCGCGCCTGAACAAGGTGCTTTCCGAAGTGAACCGCAAGTATGTCGAAGATGTGAACCCGACCGAGCTCACCGATGCGGCATTGAACGGCATTCGCAACATTCTGGACCCGCACACCACCGTGTTCTCGCCCAAGGACTACGAAAGCCTCAAGGTTTCGATGGAAGGTAAATTCGGCGGCGTGGGCATTACTATTAGCCTCCGCGACAATATTTTGACCGTCATTTCGCCGCTTTCCGGCACTCCGGCTTTCCGCCTGGGCATTCGCGCCGGCGACCGCATCCGTAAAATCGACGGCAAGGACACCAAGGGTCTTTCCCTCGACGAAGCCGTGAACAAGCTTCGCGGTAAAATCGGCACCGACGTGACCGTTTCCATTGAACGCGAAGGCGTGCCCGACCTGATGGACTTTACCATTACCCGTGCCGAAATCATTGTGCACGCTGTGCCCTACTATGGCATGGTCACCAAGGATATCGGCTATATCAAGCTCGCCACCTTTAGCGACAAGACCACCAGCGACGTGGAAAACGCCCTCAAGGTCCTGCAGAAGAGGGGCATGAAGAAGATCATTCTCGACATGCGCTACAATCCGGGTGGACTTTTGAACCAGGCTATCGAAATCAGCGAATTGTTCCTGAAGCAGGGCAATTTGATTGTGAGCACCCGTGGCCGCACTCAAAAGACCGAAAGCCACGCCCGCAAAAACGGCATTGTGAAGCCTGAAGTGCCGATGGTCGTTCTTTTGAACCAGGGTTCTGCCAGCGCCGCCGAAATTGTATCGGGCGCCCTTCAGGACTGGGACCGCGCTCTGATTATCGGTAAAACATCCTTCGGTAAGGGTTCTGTGCAGACGATTTTCCCGCTGGACAACCAGGGCAACGCCCTCAAGCTTACGACCGCCTTCTACTACCTGCCCTTCGGACGCTGCATCAACAAACCCGAAAACGGCATCAAGGGCCTCAAGCTCTTGGAAGAAGAATACGCCGAAGAAAGCGAAGGCAAAGCCGATTCCACCAAGAAGGACACCGCCAAGGTCGATACATTCTACACCCATAACGGCCGTATGATGTTCGGTAGCGGTGGTATATCCCCCGACGTAGAAGTGGAACTGTCCCCAATGCCCTGGGTCGTGCAGGTTCAGGAACGCATGGCCATGTACTTCAAGTTCGCCGTCAAGATTCGCCCGGATCTCGAAAAGAACAACGTGAAGATTGACCCCAACTGGGAAGTTCCCGACAGCCTGTTCACACAGTTCCGCGACTTCTGCATGAAGGACACGAACTTCACCAAGATTAAGAGCAATGCACTGGTAGGCGTGGACCAGCTCGAAAAGAGCATTATCCGCGAACAGAACTACATGGGCGATAGCGCCAAGGTAGTGAGCGACACCGCTCTCGCCAAGCGCATTGCAGACATGCGCAAGGCTCTTGAAAACAACCGCAACGCCCAGTTCGACGAAAACAAGCAGTACATCAAGGACGGCATCAAGCGTGAACTCTTGACCGCGTTCATCAACGATTCCGTAAGTACCGCCTTCTCCTTGAAGCAAGACAAGCAGTTGAACGAAGCTATCAAGTACCTGAGCGACATGAACCTTTACAAGAAGGCTATCAGCGCTCCGGCCAAGAAGGGTTCCAAGAAGAAGTAG
- a CDS encoding ABC transporter permease has protein sequence MNRIAESLGKFIRKFLHTVVSYLHFVWQLFKSVPGAFSNFHTTVEQMQHVGLTSIPVVVAASLATGAIMAWQLAYQFADIIPLMFVGMAVGKSVMVELCPILTAMVLAGRIGASMCSELGTMAVTEQLDAYKVLGLSPYKFLLAPRLIATIIMLPTLTIISIFIGIVGGYEVAHLYKDVSFAVFFYGVRMFYQNWDLVVGLIKATLYGYFIASYACFFGFTTHSGAEGVGKSTKATVVAGMTSILIGGFVLSKLLLL, from the coding sequence ATGAACAGAATCGCAGAAAGCCTGGGTAAGTTTATCCGGAAGTTTCTGCATACGGTGGTAAGCTACTTACACTTCGTTTGGCAGCTTTTCAAGAGCGTTCCCGGCGCATTTAGCAACTTCCACACAACCGTGGAACAAATGCAGCACGTAGGCCTCACCAGTATTCCCGTGGTGGTGGCAGCATCGCTTGCCACAGGCGCCATTATGGCATGGCAGCTCGCTTACCAATTTGCAGACATCATTCCATTGATGTTTGTGGGTATGGCTGTCGGTAAGTCGGTGATGGTGGAACTCTGCCCGATTTTGACCGCCATGGTGCTTGCAGGCCGAATTGGAGCTTCCATGTGTTCCGAACTTGGAACGATGGCCGTGACCGAACAGCTTGACGCTTACAAAGTGCTTGGCTTAAGCCCCTACAAGTTCTTGCTTGCACCGCGCCTGATTGCAACGATTATCATGCTTCCGACCCTTACGATTATCAGTATCTTTATCGGTATCGTAGGCGGTTACGAAGTGGCCCACCTTTACAAAGACGTTTCCTTTGCCGTATTCTTTTACGGAGTGCGCATGTTCTATCAGAACTGGGACTTGGTCGTGGGCCTTATCAAGGCAACCCTTTACGGCTACTTTATCGCAAGCTACGCCTGCTTCTTTGGCTTTACGACCCATAGCGGTGCCGAAGGCGTAGGTAAGAGCACCAAGGCTACCGTTGTCGCAGGCATGACGAGTATTTTGATTGGCGGCTTTGTCCTTTCGAAACTGCTGTTGCTCTAA
- a CDS encoding DUF721 domain-containing protein → MENPYRIKRKKPVCGKDPEDISVLLQMVLDKAHITDEMALEKLTNGLEMIVGPLIKPHVQIVKFERNILTLKCGSSAWKQELFLQKKAIIDKCNLLLGKPSVKNILFV, encoded by the coding sequence ATGGAAAATCCTTACCGCATCAAGCGCAAGAAACCGGTCTGCGGGAAAGATCCCGAAGACATTAGCGTGCTGTTGCAAATGGTTCTGGACAAGGCCCACATCACCGATGAAATGGCCCTTGAAAAGCTAACAAACGGCCTCGAAATGATCGTGGGTCCACTCATAAAACCACACGTTCAAATCGTCAAATTCGAGCGCAATATTTTGACGCTAAAGTGCGGTAGTTCCGCGTGGAAACAGGAACTTTTTTTGCAAAAAAAAGCTATTATTGACAAGTGTAATTTATTGCTCGGAAAGCCTTCTGTAAAGAACATTCTTTTCGTTTAA
- the gyrB gene encoding DNA topoisomerase (ATP-hydrolyzing) subunit B, which translates to MAEESEEMKKAEEDYSGSSITVLEGLEAVRVRPAMYIGSTDIRGLHHLVWEVVDNSVDEALAGFCSHIEISILPGNGIRVTDNGRGIPTDIHPKEKVGTIQVVMTKLHAGGKFNNSSYKVSAGLHGVGVSCVNALSNKLVVTVRRNGRVVQQEFARGVPCGPQVDLGESDGTTGTSVEFYPDDTIFSETVYVYDTLATRFRELAFLMSGLRLTLTDERTEEKHSETFCYPGGVSEFVRFVDEHRTPLFQEPIHLVLPDGQYPLEVAMWYNDGYQENFFSFVNNVNTYDGGTHVTGFKTALTRVIGKFAQEMPKGKKDITITADDIREGLTAVIAIKVSQPQFEGQTKRKLGNSEIAGYVASAFGAKLEEYFQENPAAVKIILDKVYNAAVAREAAHKARTLARRKNVLESGGLPGKLADCSSRDPKECELFIVEGDSAGGSAKMGRNREFQAILPLRGKILNVEKASLHRVLDTEEIQNLVNAIGCGLGTECKLEKLRYNKIVIMTDADVDGSHIQTLLLTFFFRYMRPLIDEGHVFLAMPPLFKLKVGTKDTYLFDETAKDEAMAKLEDKKNVTISRFKGLGEMSPEQLSETTMDPTKRFLKQCYVEDAVAADQIFSMLMGEDVEPRRKFIESNAYKVLDDLDI; encoded by the coding sequence ATGGCAGAAGAATCTGAAGAAATGAAAAAGGCCGAAGAAGACTACAGCGGCTCTAGCATTACCGTTTTGGAAGGCCTCGAAGCCGTGCGCGTACGCCCGGCCATGTACATCGGCTCGACAGACATCCGCGGTCTCCACCACCTGGTATGGGAAGTGGTCGACAACTCCGTGGACGAAGCCTTGGCCGGATTCTGCAGCCATATTGAAATTTCCATTTTGCCGGGTAACGGCATTCGCGTGACCGACAACGGTCGTGGCATTCCGACCGACATTCACCCCAAGGAAAAGGTCGGCACCATCCAGGTCGTGATGACCAAGTTGCATGCCGGTGGTAAGTTCAACAATAGCTCTTACAAGGTCTCTGCCGGTTTGCACGGCGTGGGCGTGAGCTGCGTGAACGCACTTTCCAACAAGTTGGTTGTGACCGTGCGCCGCAATGGCCGCGTGGTTCAGCAGGAATTTGCCCGTGGCGTTCCGTGCGGTCCGCAGGTAGATTTGGGTGAAAGCGATGGTACGACCGGTACTTCTGTTGAATTCTACCCGGACGATACGATTTTCAGCGAAACCGTTTACGTGTATGACACGCTCGCTACGCGTTTCCGCGAACTCGCCTTCCTTATGAGCGGGCTCCGCTTGACGCTTACCGACGAACGTACCGAAGAAAAGCACAGCGAAACCTTCTGCTACCCCGGTGGCGTTTCTGAATTCGTGCGCTTTGTTGACGAACACCGTACGCCGCTGTTCCAAGAACCGATTCACTTGGTGCTCCCCGATGGTCAGTATCCGCTGGAAGTGGCCATGTGGTACAACGACGGCTATCAGGAAAACTTCTTTAGCTTTGTGAACAACGTGAACACCTATGATGGTGGTACGCACGTGACGGGCTTTAAGACAGCCCTCACCCGCGTTATCGGCAAGTTCGCACAAGAAATGCCCAAGGGCAAGAAAGACATTACCATTACCGCCGACGATATCCGTGAAGGCCTTACCGCCGTCATCGCTATCAAGGTCTCGCAGCCGCAGTTCGAAGGTCAGACCAAGCGCAAACTCGGCAATTCCGAAATCGCAGGCTACGTTGCATCTGCTTTCGGCGCTAAGCTGGAAGAATACTTCCAGGAAAACCCGGCTGCGGTCAAGATTATCTTGGACAAGGTTTACAACGCCGCCGTGGCCCGCGAAGCAGCCCACAAGGCACGCACCCTCGCCCGCCGCAAGAACGTTCTTGAAAGCGGTGGACTTCCGGGTAAACTCGCGGACTGTTCTAGCCGCGACCCCAAGGAATGCGAACTGTTCATCGTGGAAGGTGACTCTGCAGGTGGTTCTGCAAAGATGGGCCGTAACCGCGAGTTCCAGGCCATTCTCCCGCTCCGTGGTAAGATTTTGAACGTGGAAAAGGCTAGCCTTCACCGCGTGCTCGATACCGAAGAAATCCAGAACCTGGTGAACGCCATCGGTTGCGGCCTCGGTACCGAATGCAAACTCGAAAAGCTCCGCTACAACAAGATTGTGATTATGACCGATGCTGATGTGGACGGATCTCACATTCAGACTTTGCTCCTCACCTTCTTCTTCCGCTACATGCGCCCGCTCATTGACGAAGGCCACGTGTTCCTCGCCATGCCGCCCCTGTTCAAGCTCAAGGTTGGCACCAAGGACACTTACCTGTTCGACGAAACCGCCAAGGACGAAGCCATGGCGAAGCTCGAAGACAAGAAGAACGTGACCATCAGCCGATTCAAAGGTCTTGGCGAAATGTCTCCGGAACAGCTTTCTGAAACGACCATGGACCCCACCAAGCGATTCCTCAAGCAGTGCTATGTGGAAGACGCCGTGGCCGCCGACCAGATTTTCAGCATGCTGATGGGCGAAGACGTGGAACCGCGCCGCAAGTTCATTGAATCTAACGCTTACAAGGTCTTGGACGACCTGGATATTTAA
- a CDS encoding polyprenyl synthetase family protein → MAPTKADFQTVLTQARSLVQEQLKLTENVIFGVAKNAPAGIGERLDSLFQRKGKRIRSTLLCLIAQSGTQKPDSLRVAHACAGIELLHLASLVHDDIIDGTDIRRGQKTAHKEWGTQVAVLIGDYVLSQAMQCVIDEESHDIPTVLSKAADKLIAGEILELDQSGNMRLSFEEYDRIIDGKTAALIAAAARIGAILAGFDKALIDNCAQMGSHFGIAFQIIDDLLDYGFGSKNLDKAKFTDLGNGLITLPLLYYFEGCNAQERSDMEALIAKADQAGVPEEIIEKLNTKDAFKKAKACAQDHLEKALEIAQGLPNSTFTDEIIQMFSSMDNRGN, encoded by the coding sequence ATGGCTCCGACTAAGGCAGATTTTCAGACCGTGCTGACTCAAGCACGTTCACTTGTTCAAGAACAATTGAAACTTACCGAAAACGTTATTTTCGGTGTCGCTAAAAACGCTCCTGCAGGAATCGGCGAGCGATTGGATTCTTTGTTCCAGCGCAAAGGTAAGCGCATTCGTTCTACGCTTCTTTGCCTGATTGCTCAGAGCGGCACGCAAAAGCCCGACAGCCTTCGCGTGGCACACGCTTGCGCAGGCATTGAGCTTTTGCACCTTGCAAGCCTTGTGCATGACGACATTATCGATGGCACAGACATTCGCCGCGGGCAAAAGACTGCGCACAAGGAATGGGGCACGCAAGTGGCCGTTCTGATTGGCGACTATGTTCTTTCGCAGGCCATGCAGTGCGTGATTGATGAAGAATCGCACGACATTCCGACAGTGCTTTCCAAGGCCGCAGACAAATTAATTGCCGGCGAAATTCTGGAACTGGACCAGTCCGGAAACATGCGTCTTTCGTTCGAAGAATACGATCGCATTATCGACGGAAAGACCGCCGCCTTGATTGCAGCAGCAGCACGCATCGGAGCAATTCTCGCCGGATTCGACAAGGCTCTTATCGACAACTGCGCCCAAATGGGAAGCCACTTCGGCATTGCATTCCAGATTATCGACGACCTTTTGGACTACGGTTTTGGTAGCAAGAATTTGGACAAAGCCAAGTTCACCGATCTCGGCAACGGACTCATTACGCTCCCGCTGTTGTACTACTTTGAAGGCTGCAATGCGCAGGAACGTTCCGACATGGAAGCCCTTATTGCAAAGGCAGACCAGGCCGGAGTTCCCGAAGAAATCATCGAGAAGTTGAATACAAAGGATGCTTTCAAGAAAGCAAAAGCTTGCGCCCAAGACCATTTGGAAAAGGCGCTTGAAATTGCACAAGGTTTGCCGAACTCGACGTTCACAGACGAAATCATCCAGATGTTTTCGTCGATGGACAACCGCGGCAACTAG
- a CDS encoding sigma-54 dependent transcriptional regulator, producing MKSESMLATEKMLDVVKILLDEVQPESLFVKILEVAKNVLHADAAVLDTGGENAIHLSNPEKVSISISAVKQAKLEKKAVVWNQLDDDSADLSKSIVQNQLTSIMVSPFRTPESEAGYLYLQRAAREEPFTEDDSALFDSFVMVCEKFAFAAFDRLRDKESLNILRNVIRKDGIVYSSKAMADLIALADKLAVLPMPVIIRGETGTGKEVVARYIHRHSPRADKPFVAVNCGAIPEHLMESLLFGHAKGSFTGAIETRKGFFEEADGGTIFLDEIGELPMNMQVKLLRVLQEKHITRVGDNREIPVNVRIISATHVDLEDAVKTKRFREDLYFRIQVMPVEMPPLRERGQDVVLLAEEFLTRYGAEYGRGKFHLSRNAEKAMLSYHWPGNVRELENKVQKALVQAVHGVIQPADLGLGDVQAQAKESPRTLKEAREIVEREVISRALSDSNANLTLAATILGIDRKVLREIMERLGMKKEDFKK from the coding sequence ATGAAGTCAGAATCGATGCTAGCTACAGAAAAAATGCTGGATGTCGTGAAAATCCTGTTGGACGAAGTCCAGCCGGAATCACTTTTTGTGAAAATCCTTGAAGTTGCAAAGAACGTGTTGCATGCCGATGCCGCGGTCTTGGATACGGGTGGCGAAAACGCAATTCACCTAAGCAATCCTGAAAAAGTTTCCATTTCGATTTCTGCAGTAAAGCAGGCCAAGCTTGAAAAGAAAGCGGTGGTGTGGAATCAGCTCGATGACGATTCCGCTGACCTTTCGAAGTCGATTGTACAAAACCAGCTGACAAGCATTATGGTGTCGCCTTTCCGCACGCCCGAAAGCGAAGCCGGTTATTTGTACTTGCAGCGCGCCGCCCGCGAAGAACCTTTTACTGAAGATGATAGCGCCCTGTTCGATTCGTTCGTGATGGTGTGCGAAAAGTTCGCCTTTGCCGCATTCGATCGCCTGCGTGATAAGGAATCGCTGAATATTTTAAGAAACGTCATCCGCAAAGACGGGATCGTATATTCGAGCAAGGCAATGGCTGATTTGATTGCGCTTGCAGACAAATTAGCGGTACTCCCGATGCCGGTCATTATTCGTGGCGAAACGGGAACCGGTAAAGAAGTCGTTGCCCGCTACATTCATAGACATAGTCCCCGCGCAGACAAGCCTTTTGTGGCGGTAAACTGCGGTGCCATTCCGGAACACTTGATGGAATCGCTCTTGTTTGGGCATGCCAAGGGCTCGTTTACGGGCGCTATTGAAACCCGTAAGGGATTCTTTGAAGAAGCTGATGGCGGAACGATTTTCCTCGACGAAATCGGGGAACTGCCCATGAACATGCAGGTAAAGCTTTTGCGTGTATTGCAGGAAAAGCATATTACACGCGTGGGCGACAATCGCGAAATTCCGGTGAACGTGCGCATCATTAGTGCGACTCACGTAGACCTGGAAGATGCTGTCAAAACCAAGCGCTTTAGAGAAGATTTGTACTTCCGCATTCAGGTAATGCCGGTTGAAATGCCGCCTTTAAGGGAGCGCGGGCAAGATGTTGTGCTCCTGGCCGAAGAATTTCTGACCCGCTATGGCGCAGAATATGGCCGAGGCAAGTTCCATTTGAGCCGCAATGCCGAAAAGGCCATGCTCAGCTATCATTGGCCGGGTAACGTGCGTGAACTCGAAAATAAGGTCCAGAAGGCCTTGGTTCAGGCGGTGCATGGCGTAATCCAGCCGGCTGATTTGGGTTTGGGCGATGTCCAGGCGCAGGCCAAGGAATCGCCGCGTACGCTTAAAGAAGCTCGCGAAATCGTGGAACGTGAAGTGATTAGTCGGGCGCTTTCTGACAGCAATGCGAATTTGACGCTTGCAGCGACGATTTTGGGCATCGATCGCAAGGTTCTCCGCGAAATCATGGAACGCCTTGGAATGAAAAAAGAGGACTTTAAGAAATAA
- a CDS encoding serine/threonine protein kinase, translating into MSVKSEVSTASILDKACESALLHQGGEADVYELVCGEDLYALKWYHSGCSFEDAVVGRLKHLNIPGLYRIRESGVRDNTPYLVYDFVDGASSADIPAMPVPVALNLLRQVVHTLDALNKEDIHHGDINPSNILLCKSGESLQTLVIDCGIVGPGALAYAAPERFQGKPASEQSDLYSLGMLLFRWIAGVDLLDSGDYNKLAAQALTIDSVDVSSRLYELDCCSAQELSALDSLWKALLRAKAEDRAEDFDELDELLEIALDSIGVGEVTVQTALQKYADEVLAIKMEQKFPIAPKNEFPYRKNGGENKKNTLKIAVLAIFGLILIAMVFLVCVGTKSPDIDETGNLLLQKSRSLESVESGIENQLDSAPDSVPLKMLEDLPTPVSE; encoded by the coding sequence ATGAGCGTAAAAAGCGAAGTGTCTACGGCAAGCATTCTGGACAAGGCATGCGAATCGGCCTTGTTGCATCAGGGCGGCGAAGCCGACGTTTATGAACTTGTATGTGGCGAAGATTTATACGCCTTAAAGTGGTATCATTCGGGTTGCAGTTTTGAAGACGCTGTCGTGGGCCGCCTAAAGCACTTGAACATTCCGGGACTTTATCGAATTCGCGAGTCGGGCGTTCGCGATAATACGCCGTACTTGGTTTACGATTTTGTCGATGGCGCAAGTTCTGCCGACATTCCTGCAATGCCGGTGCCTGTAGCGTTGAATCTCTTGCGCCAGGTGGTGCATACGCTGGACGCCTTGAATAAAGAAGACATCCATCACGGCGATATCAATCCTTCGAATATCTTGCTTTGCAAGTCGGGCGAAAGCTTGCAGACGCTTGTGATTGATTGCGGCATTGTCGGACCCGGAGCCTTGGCTTATGCGGCGCCGGAGCGCTTTCAAGGAAAGCCTGCGAGCGAACAAAGTGACCTTTACAGCTTGGGGATGCTCCTGTTCCGCTGGATAGCTGGGGTAGACTTGCTTGATTCCGGCGATTACAACAAACTAGCGGCTCAAGCTCTGACTATCGATTCTGTCGATGTCTCGTCTCGGCTTTATGAATTGGATTGCTGTAGCGCTCAGGAACTTTCTGCGCTGGATTCGTTATGGAAGGCTCTCTTGCGGGCAAAAGCCGAAGACCGCGCCGAAGATTTTGACGAACTAGATGAACTTTTAGAAATCGCTCTCGATTCCATCGGGGTGGGAGAGGTGACTGTCCAGACGGCCTTGCAGAAATATGCAGATGAAGTGCTTGCCATAAAAATGGAACAAAAATTCCCGATAGCCCCGAAAAATGAATTTCCGTATCGCAAAAATGGCGGTGAAAACAAAAAAAATACCTTAAAAATTGCCGTTTTGGCCATTTTCGGACTTATATTAATTGCAATGGTGTTTCTGGTCTGTGTTGGAACCAAAAGTCCCGACATCGACGAAACAGGAAATTTATTGCTCCAGAAATCGAGAAGTTTGGAATCGGTGGAGTCGGGTATAGAAAATCAATTGGATTCTGCCCCTGATTCGGTTCCGCTGAAGATGCTGGAGGATTTGCCTACGCCAGTATCGGAATAA